A single genomic interval of Nostoc commune NIES-4072 harbors:
- a CDS encoding GtrA family protein, with the protein MRNRIIRFLICGIITAAFNVLLMMTIIEVLKIEQPLHRNIANIVSIEISLLFSFFVYRTWVWPEGKWNFRYICLKQIPLYHVSCGLVIAIRSLILFPVLDWLGISYTLNTLIGIIIGSVVNYMFSAKLVF; encoded by the coding sequence ATGAGGAACCGAATAATTAGGTTCCTCATTTGCGGAATAATTACCGCAGCCTTCAATGTTTTACTCATGATGACTATTATTGAGGTATTAAAAATTGAACAACCTTTACATCGGAATATAGCAAATATTGTCTCAATTGAAATATCTCTGCTATTTAGTTTCTTTGTTTATCGCACCTGGGTTTGGCCAGAAGGTAAATGGAATTTTAGATATATTTGCTTAAAACAAATTCCTTTGTATCATGTTTCTTGTGGATTAGTGATAGCAATTAGGAGTTTAATTCTATTTCCCGTATTAGATTGGTTAGGTATTAGTTACACATTAAATACGTTAATTGGAATAATTATAGGTTCTGTTGTTAACTATATGTTTAGTGCGAAATTGGTATTTTAA
- a CDS encoding CHASE2 domain-containing protein codes for MWRKFQAFIQRSRSVLIISPSVALTVIVGQSLGLFNLPEWKLRDEWIRQRCLPASRFASTQNTIADKIIIVTVDEQDIQSVGKWPIPDWSLAQLLEKIQAQQPRAIGLDLYRDLPEGSGYDQLVKVFRNSANLIGVEKITGEHVNPPPELKKLGQVGLADLVLDGDRHVRRALLTAVDAKEEGTIKAGLGTLVALKYLEAEKITLESVDEKQQKFRLGNQIYLPLHNQEAGYSDADVGGYQILLNWYGTDAAFRTVTMRDVLAGKIPANLMRDRMVFIGSTAASTNDFFSTPFSSSLVSAQKPTPGVIIHANIAHQLVEGAKTGKANLHGISGMAVSLWILLCSFIGSGGSWYLASARTRRQIPGGKILWATVGISGAFMGGGYGMFLHGVLIPITPALAAFISSVVATTNAYKQQKLEEANRQLEIANSQLLDYSKTLEFKVEERTHQLLEAKQAADAANEAKSEFLANMSHELRTPLNGILGFAQVLEVSPNMTEKNLEGVSIIYQCGTHLLMLINDILDLSKIEARKLELVATNVHLPTFLHGVTEICSIRAKQKGIAFNIFMGDRLPLVIQVDEKRLRQVLINLLGNAIKFTDNGSVTFKVDVLETGDKDNPQSPITKIRFQIEDTGIGMSPDQLEKIFLAFEQVGEAGRKSEGTGLGLAISQRIAALMDSQIQVQSCQGEGSLFWLDLTVIVPVSHDWQPVNIPSSQQKIVGIRGIAPQILIVDDDRNHRSMLTSMLQEIGCRTLEASDGKHGLQMVTEHQPDVIVLDLAMPNMDGFELMLQLQQNPQTRIIPIIVSSASVFEENRQQSLQAGATAFLPKPLQIDELFNALHSAFEAVAKRSLLEFDWIYTQSKPQQLSPKNEQIDNSKLVLPSQDILQQLYHLAMMGDIPAIEGIIEELIKQDTQLTAFTTELSKLTANFQTAKIRKFLKSFVATESHP; via the coding sequence ATGTGGCGTAAATTCCAAGCTTTCATCCAACGCTCTCGCAGTGTTTTGATTATTAGTCCCAGCGTTGCTCTGACAGTTATTGTTGGGCAGTCTTTGGGACTTTTTAATTTGCCTGAGTGGAAACTTCGTGATGAATGGATACGACAGCGATGCCTTCCGGCAAGCCGCTTTGCGTCTACGCAAAATACAATAGCTGACAAAATTATAATTGTCACAGTTGATGAACAAGATATCCAATCAGTTGGTAAATGGCCAATTCCAGACTGGTCACTAGCACAATTACTAGAAAAAATCCAGGCGCAACAACCCCGCGCCATCGGTTTGGATCTCTATCGGGATTTACCCGAAGGCAGTGGATACGATCAACTTGTAAAAGTCTTCCGCAACAGTGCCAATTTAATAGGCGTTGAGAAAATTACCGGAGAGCATGTCAATCCGCCACCAGAATTGAAAAAACTCGGTCAAGTCGGATTAGCAGATTTGGTGTTGGATGGCGATCGCCATGTGCGTCGTGCCTTACTTACAGCAGTAGATGCCAAGGAAGAGGGAACAATTAAAGCAGGACTGGGAACTCTTGTAGCCCTCAAGTACCTTGAAGCCGAAAAAATAACTTTAGAATCCGTTGACGAAAAGCAGCAGAAGTTTCGCTTAGGTAATCAAATCTACCTACCATTACACAATCAAGAAGCAGGTTATTCTGATGCTGATGTCGGCGGCTATCAAATTTTGCTCAACTGGTACGGAACAGATGCGGCGTTTCGCACAGTTACGATGCGGGATGTGTTGGCAGGAAAAATTCCAGCAAACCTGATGCGCGATCGCATGGTATTTATTGGGTCAACTGCTGCCAGTACCAATGACTTTTTTAGCACACCCTTCAGTTCCTCCTTGGTTTCTGCCCAAAAACCTACACCAGGTGTTATTATCCATGCCAATATTGCCCATCAACTAGTAGAAGGAGCAAAAACAGGGAAAGCAAACCTGCATGGCATTTCTGGAATGGCTGTGTCGCTCTGGATTCTTTTATGCTCTTTTATCGGTTCTGGTGGTAGTTGGTATTTAGCTAGTGCCCGTACCCGGCGACAGATTCCAGGCGGCAAAATTCTTTGGGCAACCGTAGGCATCAGTGGCGCATTCATGGGTGGTGGTTACGGGATGTTTTTGCACGGTGTTCTGATTCCCATAACACCCGCCTTAGCTGCCTTCATCAGCAGCGTAGTTGCCACAACCAATGCCTATAAACAGCAGAAGTTAGAAGAAGCGAATCGGCAACTAGAAATTGCTAATAGTCAACTATTAGATTATTCCAAAACCTTAGAGTTCAAAGTTGAAGAACGAACTCATCAACTGCTAGAAGCAAAGCAAGCTGCTGATGCTGCTAACGAAGCAAAGAGCGAGTTTCTGGCCAATATGAGCCATGAGCTACGCACACCGCTTAATGGCATCCTTGGTTTTGCTCAGGTGCTTGAGGTATCGCCAAACATGACAGAGAAAAACCTAGAAGGAGTCAGCATTATCTACCAATGTGGCACACACCTTTTAATGCTAATCAATGACATTCTCGACCTTTCAAAAATTGAAGCTCGTAAATTAGAATTAGTTGCGACTAATGTACATCTGCCCACTTTCTTACATGGTGTCACCGAGATTTGCAGTATTCGAGCCAAGCAGAAAGGAATTGCATTTAACATTTTCATGGGCGATCGCCTCCCACTTGTTATTCAAGTAGATGAAAAGCGGCTCCGACAAGTGTTGATCAACTTATTAGGCAACGCTATCAAGTTTACAGACAATGGGAGCGTGACATTCAAAGTAGATGTACTGGAGACTGGGGACAAGGACAATCCCCAATCCCCAATCACTAAGATTCGCTTTCAAATTGAAGATACAGGTATTGGGATGTCACCAGACCAACTAGAGAAAATATTTTTAGCCTTTGAGCAAGTAGGTGAGGCTGGACGGAAATCTGAAGGTACTGGCTTGGGATTAGCAATCAGTCAAAGAATTGCAGCATTGATGGACAGCCAAATTCAAGTGCAGAGTTGCCAAGGTGAAGGTAGTCTATTTTGGTTGGATTTGACAGTAATAGTACCAGTTTCCCATGACTGGCAGCCAGTAAACATCCCCTCATCCCAGCAGAAAATCGTCGGTATTCGAGGTATTGCACCTCAAATTTTGATTGTCGATGACGATCGCAACCACCGTTCTATGTTGACCAGTATGCTACAAGAAATCGGCTGTCGAACCTTGGAAGCAAGCGACGGCAAACATGGGCTACAGATGGTAACTGAACATCAACCAGATGTGATTGTGCTTGATTTAGCCATGCCCAATATGGATGGCTTTGAGCTAATGCTTCAGTTACAACAGAATCCCCAAACTCGGATTATTCCGATTATTGTCTCTAGTGCCAGCGTATTTGAAGAAAATCGGCAACAAAGTTTACAGGCAGGAGCTACAGCATTCTTGCCTAAACCCCTGCAAATTGATGAACTATTTAATGCGCTGCATTCTGCCTTTGAGGCAGTAGCAAAGCGATCGCTACTAGAATTTGACTGGATCTATACTCAATCTAAACCTCAGCAATTATCTCCCAAGAATGAGCAAATAGATAATAGTAAATTGGTTTTGCCATCTCAGGATATTTTGCAACAACTCTATCATTTAGCAATGATGGGAGATATTCCAGCGATCGAGGGAATTATAGAAGAGCTAATCAAGCAAGACACTCAGTTAACTGCCTTCACAACTGAGTTGAGCAAACTCACTGCCAACTTTCAAACCGCAAAAATCCGTAAGTTCCTAAAATCATTTGTAGCAACGGAGTCACATCCATGA
- a CDS encoding GumC family protein — translation MENSSSQSSSSNHSNNSVPPYPQNQLVPWTEEQKDDRSFQEFLSVLQRRALVMTGVTIAMMTIVVINLVINRKPPEYEGSFQLLVEPVNDDTKAVDVVKDSNSQVSSLDYESQIQVLKSPEVMRSTLKKLQASYPGISYDSLLESLKITRLGETKIIQVRYGSSNQKQTQFVLEQIAENYLDYSQVRRQTKLRQGLKFVENQLIFTQNRVDQLQKELQFFRQKYNFNDPETEETQISSQTVELSQKRQAIDLQLAQARANLAILQGKDGATTMLNSAPLYQQLITQIREFDVQIATESTRLQDRNPTIQTLKEKRASLLPLLRQEAQRLLGVKFAEVTTQLQTLEVQSQELAKTERELAQRRNQLPILNRQYTDLQRKLKIANESLNRFLSTRENIQIQKSQTELGWQLLQAPTTPNTPVSSFNIQRNFILGLVASVLSAIGIVILIDKLDNTYHTIEELKTKLKQPVLGNIPFEKQVKNNQNRSFNKKSPLVNIPNYFYQGIAELSVLPDQEYGDSSTNFLEALRVLYTNIQLLNSDRPIRSIVISSAMNGDGKSTVALHLAQIATAMGQRVLLVDADFRKPTIHDLSGLNNLWGLSNLISTNLPVPEVIRQLPSMNQLSVITAGPIPPDPTKLLSSQKMKQLIADFHNSFDLVIYDVPSLVGLADASLIAPHTDGLLIVVRINKTNSSMLQVALDNLKISRLNILGIVGNAQKSTNNSFLSK, via the coding sequence ATGGAGAACTCTTCTTCTCAATCCTCCAGTTCCAATCACAGTAATAATTCTGTGCCTCCATATCCTCAAAATCAACTTGTTCCGTGGACTGAGGAACAAAAAGACGACAGGAGCTTTCAAGAATTTCTAAGTGTTTTACAGCGACGAGCGCTAGTCATGACAGGTGTAACAATTGCTATGATGACAATTGTAGTGATTAACTTGGTGATCAACCGGAAGCCTCCAGAATATGAAGGCAGTTTTCAACTATTAGTGGAACCTGTAAATGATGACACCAAAGCTGTTGATGTCGTAAAAGACTCTAACTCACAGGTGTCTAGTTTAGATTATGAAAGTCAAATTCAGGTTCTTAAGAGTCCTGAAGTGATGAGAAGCACCCTTAAAAAGTTACAAGCTTCCTATCCAGGAATCAGCTATGATTCTCTTCTCGAATCTTTGAAGATTACTCGGTTAGGTGAGACAAAGATAATACAAGTCCGCTATGGAAGTAGTAATCAAAAGCAGACTCAATTTGTACTAGAGCAAATTGCTGAGAATTATTTGGACTACAGTCAAGTCAGGAGGCAAACTAAGTTACGCCAAGGGCTTAAGTTTGTTGAAAATCAACTAATATTTACACAAAACCGCGTAGATCAACTCCAAAAAGAGTTACAATTTTTCCGGCAAAAGTACAATTTTAACGATCCCGAAACCGAAGAAACACAAATTAGTTCACAAACCGTTGAATTATCTCAGAAAAGACAAGCAATTGATCTACAGTTAGCTCAAGCTCGTGCTAATTTGGCTATCCTACAAGGAAAAGATGGAGCAACGACAATGCTTAATAGTGCTCCATTATATCAACAGTTGATTACTCAAATACGCGAATTTGATGTTCAGATTGCTACAGAATCAACCCGTTTGCAGGACAGGAATCCAACCATCCAAACATTGAAAGAGAAACGAGCGAGTCTTTTACCTTTGTTACGTCAAGAGGCGCAGCGTTTATTGGGTGTAAAGTTTGCAGAAGTAACAACGCAACTTCAGACCTTAGAAGTACAAAGCCAAGAGCTGGCTAAAACAGAACGGGAACTTGCACAACGCCGCAACCAACTGCCAATTTTAAATCGACAGTACACTGACTTACAGCGCAAATTAAAAATTGCAAATGAGAGTTTAAATCGGTTTTTATCAACCCGCGAAAATATCCAAATTCAAAAATCCCAGACAGAGCTTGGTTGGCAATTACTTCAAGCACCGACTACGCCAAATACTCCTGTTTCTTCTTTTAATATCCAACGTAATTTTATCCTGGGATTAGTTGCAAGCGTACTCTCAGCAATTGGTATTGTCATATTGATTGATAAGTTAGACAATACTTACCATACTATTGAGGAACTGAAAACAAAACTCAAACAGCCAGTGTTAGGGAATATTCCTTTTGAAAAGCAAGTTAAAAATAACCAAAACCGCAGTTTTAATAAAAAGAGTCCCTTAGTAAATATACCCAACTATTTTTATCAAGGAATTGCTGAGTTGAGTGTTTTACCAGATCAAGAATATGGTGATTCTTCAACTAACTTTTTAGAAGCCCTACGGGTACTTTATACCAATATTCAACTACTCAATTCCGATCGCCCAATTCGCTCCATAGTTATTAGTTCAGCTATGAATGGTGATGGAAAGTCTACGGTTGCTCTTCATCTAGCTCAAATAGCCACAGCAATGGGGCAACGAGTCCTACTTGTAGATGCTGATTTTCGTAAACCCACAATTCACGATTTATCAGGTTTAAATAATCTATGGGGATTAAGTAATTTAATTTCTACAAACTTGCCAGTGCCAGAAGTAATACGACAACTACCTTCCATGAACCAATTATCTGTCATCACTGCTGGGCCAATACCACCAGATCCTACAAAGTTGCTCTCATCTCAAAAAATGAAGCAACTAATAGCAGATTTTCATAACAGCTTTGACTTAGTGATTTATGATGTCCCTTCCTTGGTAGGATTAGCCGATGCTAGCCTGATAGCACCCCATACTGATGGACTTTTAATAGTAGTTAGGATTAATAAAACAAATTCCTCAATGCTACAAGTAGCTTTAGATAACTTAAAAATTTCTCGATTGAATATATTAGGCATAGTTGGTAATGCTCAGAAAAGTACCAACAATAGTTTTCTTAGCAAGTAA
- a CDS encoding NAD-dependent epimerase/dehydratase family protein — translation MNIVLITGSAGLIGSEAVSFFCERGFVVVGIDNNMRQAFFGQDASTEWNRDRLIHKYGDRYIHHNVDIRNHEAISRIFQTYSKDISLIIHTAAQPSHDWAANEPYTDFTVNANGTLVLLENTRQICPNAVFIFCSTNKVYGDTPNRLPLIEQELRWEIEETHPYNQGIDENMSIDNTKHSLFGTSKVAADVLVQEYGRYFDMKTASFRGGCLTGPSHSGTKLHGFLSYLMKCTMAGHAYQVYGYKGKQVRDNIHSYDLVNAFYHFYQNPRVAEIYNIGGSRYSNCSMLEAIQHCEAITEKKLDWSYIESNRIGDHIWWVSDVSKFQNHYPEWQLTYTVPDILKEIFSQNVNRWL, via the coding sequence ATGAATATTGTTTTAATAACTGGTTCAGCAGGACTAATTGGTTCTGAAGCTGTAAGTTTTTTCTGTGAACGAGGCTTTGTTGTTGTCGGTATTGACAACAATATGCGTCAGGCATTTTTTGGTCAAGATGCTTCTACAGAATGGAATCGCGATCGCCTCATACATAAATATGGCGATCGTTATATTCACCATAATGTAGATATTCGCAATCATGAAGCTATCTCTAGAATTTTCCAGACTTATAGTAAAGATATTAGCCTAATTATTCATACAGCTGCCCAGCCCTCTCATGATTGGGCTGCCAATGAGCCTTACACTGATTTTACCGTTAATGCCAACGGCACCTTAGTTTTATTAGAGAATACCCGTCAAATATGTCCAAATGCGGTCTTCATTTTTTGCTCTACTAATAAAGTTTATGGAGACACACCTAATCGCTTACCACTAATTGAACAAGAACTACGCTGGGAAATTGAAGAAACTCACCCCTATAACCAGGGTATTGATGAAAACATGAGTATTGATAACACCAAACACTCATTATTTGGGACTTCTAAAGTAGCCGCAGATGTATTAGTGCAGGAATACGGACGCTATTTTGATATGAAAACTGCAAGTTTTCGGGGTGGGTGTTTAACAGGGCCAAGCCACTCTGGAACAAAGTTGCATGGCTTCTTATCCTATCTGATGAAATGTACAATGGCTGGGCATGCGTATCAAGTATATGGCTATAAAGGAAAGCAAGTTAGAGATAATATTCATAGCTATGATTTGGTGAATGCGTTCTACCATTTTTATCAAAACCCACGAGTTGCAGAAATATATAACATTGGGGGTAGCCGTTACAGTAATTGTTCAATGTTAGAGGCTATTCAACATTGTGAAGCGATTACAGAGAAAAAACTAGACTGGAGTTATATTGAATCCAATCGAATTGGAGACCATATTTGGTGGGTTAGTGATGTCAGTAAATTTCAAAATCACTATCCAGAATGGCAGTTAACTTATACTGTTCCAGATATTTTAAAAGAGATTTTTTCCCAGAATGTAAATCGTTGGCTTTGA
- a CDS encoding glycosyltransferase family 4 protein, translated as MRLNEWINQKFLQSISTQLDANNQSSAKAQKSIKLSVVTQFFPPDYAATGQLIEELVKQLGKQGVDIEVFTSQPGYAFSSHTAPAVECTDQIRIQRSRTAQLWPGRIRGKAVNGVLYTLRATLYLLKAWRRNNILLLTTAPPFLPVIGYLAYILFRLPYVCVLYDLYPDIAIALGVIPRRNWLVRLWRRINKQVWLNSKGIVVLSPAMKQKIVAHCPEVADKISIIHSWANPEAIVPIAKRENWFAWKYNLVNKFTVLYSGNMGRCHDINTMLEAAKELQDEPIQFVCIGAGAKRDELIMEVERLGLNNFTFLPYQDKQVLPYSLTACDLSLVSVDSATEGLVVPSKLYSALASGRPVAVICSQTSYLRQLMAEANCGGTFDNGDGQGLAQFIRFLNRDRQIGEQMGKAGRQYLRSHFTPKVISQQYLHVLQQALFSNEIKIMSQSDVK; from the coding sequence ATGAGACTTAATGAATGGATTAATCAAAAATTTTTGCAATCCATTTCTACTCAATTAGATGCCAATAATCAATCTTCGGCAAAAGCTCAAAAATCAATTAAATTGTCTGTAGTTACCCAATTTTTTCCTCCAGATTATGCTGCAACAGGGCAGTTGATTGAAGAATTAGTGAAACAGTTAGGGAAGCAAGGGGTAGATATTGAAGTCTTTACAAGTCAGCCAGGATATGCATTTAGCTCTCATACGGCCCCAGCAGTTGAATGCACTGACCAAATCCGAATTCAGCGATCGCGCACTGCCCAACTTTGGCCGGGAAGAATTCGTGGGAAAGCTGTTAATGGTGTTTTATATACATTACGTGCTACTCTCTATCTCCTCAAAGCTTGGCGTCGTAACAATATCTTGTTACTAACTACAGCTCCGCCATTTTTACCAGTGATTGGATATCTGGCTTATATCTTATTCCGATTGCCCTATGTCTGCGTTCTATATGATTTATACCCTGATATTGCGATCGCATTAGGGGTAATTCCAAGGCGTAATTGGCTAGTCCGCTTGTGGCGTAGGATCAACAAACAGGTTTGGTTAAATTCTAAGGGGATTGTAGTACTTAGTCCAGCGATGAAACAAAAGATAGTAGCGCATTGCCCCGAAGTAGCTGATAAAATTTCGATAATTCACAGTTGGGCTAACCCAGAAGCGATCGTACCGATTGCCAAGCGAGAAAACTGGTTTGCTTGGAAGTACAACTTAGTTAACAAATTTACCGTACTTTATTCTGGCAATATGGGTCGCTGTCATGATATCAACACAATGCTGGAAGCTGCAAAAGAACTGCAAGATGAGCCAATTCAATTTGTTTGCATTGGTGCTGGTGCCAAACGCGATGAATTAATCATGGAAGTAGAGCGGTTAGGGCTGAACAATTTTACGTTTCTACCTTATCAAGATAAGCAAGTGCTACCTTATTCCTTAACAGCTTGCGATCTATCACTAGTAAGTGTAGATTCAGCTACAGAGGGTTTAGTTGTTCCCAGCAAACTATATTCAGCTTTAGCCTCTGGGCGACCAGTAGCAGTAATATGCTCCCAGACTTCATATCTTAGACAACTGATGGCTGAAGCAAATTGTGGTGGAACATTTGACAATGGAGATGGGCAAGGTTTAGCACAATTTATTCGCTTTCTGAATCGAGATCGACAGATAGGAGAGCAGATGGGCAAAGCAGGTCGCCAGTATTTGCGATCGCACTTCACGCCTAAGGTTATCTCTCAACAATACTTGCATGTTTTACAGCAGGCATTATTCTCTAATGAGATAAAAATTATGTCTCAAAGTGATGTGAAGTAA
- a CDS encoding hybrid sensor histidine kinase/response regulator, with translation MMTESFLQPMHILLVDDNPNNLKVLSEAIQGCGWKALMATDGESAIEQTEYAHPDLILLDVMMPGLDGFETCRRLKANAITQNIPVIFMTALTDATDKVKGLEIGAVDYITKPFQHEEVIARLKLHLKISHLTRTLEERVQERTAELSQSLQQLQQTQLQLIQSEKMSTLGQLVAGIGHEINNPIGFISGNCFHIEEYVKDLFHLVNLQQQKLAHPDLEIEELIEEIDLEYITEDLPKVLLSMHQGIGRLKDISLSLRTFARSDISSKVEFQIHEGINSTLMLLKHRLKDQVDRPKIEVFTQYGELPPIICYPGQLNQVLMNIIANAIDAFDGLHQMYSDEKIAASHNTITITTSVDHQQKTVTICIEDNALGMTTEVQAKIFEPSFTTKPVGKGTGLGLAISRQIIVDKHNGQINCLSTSGQGTKFIITLPI, from the coding sequence ATGATGACCGAATCTTTTTTGCAACCAATGCATATCCTGTTGGTGGACGATAATCCAAATAATCTTAAGGTTCTATCTGAAGCGATTCAGGGATGTGGTTGGAAAGCACTCATGGCAACCGATGGAGAGTCAGCGATCGAACAAACAGAATATGCCCATCCCGATCTGATTCTCCTGGATGTAATGATGCCAGGTTTGGATGGATTTGAAACTTGCCGCAGGCTGAAAGCCAATGCCATCACTCAGAATATTCCGGTCATTTTTATGACTGCCTTGACGGATGCCACAGACAAAGTGAAAGGGTTGGAAATTGGTGCAGTTGACTACATTACCAAACCCTTCCAACACGAAGAAGTAATTGCTCGATTAAAATTACACCTGAAAATCTCCCATCTCACCCGTACCTTAGAAGAAAGAGTGCAAGAACGTACCGCAGAATTATCCCAATCTCTACAACAATTACAACAAACCCAACTACAACTAATCCAGAGTGAGAAAATGTCCACACTTGGACAACTTGTTGCAGGCATAGGTCATGAGATTAATAACCCAATTGGTTTTATTAGTGGAAATTGCTTTCATATTGAGGAATATGTAAAGGATCTATTTCATTTGGTGAATCTACAACAGCAAAAGCTAGCACACCCAGATTTGGAAATTGAAGAACTTATTGAAGAAATTGACTTAGAATATATCACTGAAGATTTACCAAAAGTTCTCTTATCAATGCACCAGGGAATTGGTCGTCTTAAAGACATAAGCCTTTCTTTAAGAACCTTTGCTCGATCTGATATTTCATCTAAGGTAGAGTTTCAAATTCACGAAGGAATCAATAGCACCTTAATGTTATTAAAACACCGACTAAAAGACCAAGTAGACCGCCCTAAAATCGAGGTTTTCACACAATATGGTGAGTTGCCTCCAATTATTTGCTATCCCGGACAATTGAATCAAGTGCTTATGAATATTATTGCCAATGCAATTGATGCATTTGATGGTCTTCATCAAATGTACTCAGATGAGAAGATAGCCGCTTCCCATAACACCATTACGATTACTACATCGGTCGATCATCAGCAAAAAACTGTGACAATTTGCATTGAAGATAATGCTCTTGGTATGACTACCGAGGTGCAAGCTAAAATTTTTGAGCCATCTTTTACAACTAAACCTGTGGGTAAAGGAACTGGGCTAGGATTAGCTATTAGTCGCCAAATTATTGTCGATAAACACAATGGACAAATCAACTGCTTGTCAACCTCTGGTCAGGGAACAAAGTTTATTATTACTCTGCCAATTTAG
- a CDS encoding glycosyltransferase: MSKSLLITEKHSQSAKILSIREQYRDQYWLKRDPIYQDRLLWRAQSFRHMVHLLPEQTILEIGCGQCLFTKELLKVSREENPITAVTFTDIARPDNLSQSVEFINAYSIPGELQGKRFDFIVAMDILDQRNCPWLLQNVYELLKPGGQVIFYESNPWNVVLKFRRFISQFFGNNDPRRLLSRPELYELISEIGFIRVFAIYNDFVYAPLTRQLIWLLRNLSILLENLSGIKTLAGNILIHAQKPPRIVERPQISLCEHEQLKKAVSVVIPCHNEEMNIGPLITGLKVLFGDYLHEIIPVDDNSRDNTREVIKKLANEDQIIKPVFRTPPNGVGRALQDGYKVATGRYILTMDCDFQHVLPEIRDLFDAAAQGYDVVVGSRFSRHSVLLNYPFQKIFVNRGFHFLVRILFLRNIRDLTNNLKIMRREAVEKMEFTQPGFAINAETGLIPLSMGYSIKEVPISWINRTPDMGVSSFRLIKVGGGYWQVILNLWLKNILGFKK, translated from the coding sequence ATGAGTAAAAGCCTTTTAATTACCGAAAAGCATAGCCAATCTGCAAAAATTCTTAGCATACGTGAACAGTATCGAGATCAGTATTGGTTAAAACGTGATCCAATTTATCAAGATAGGCTTCTCTGGCGAGCGCAATCATTCCGTCACATGGTACATTTACTACCAGAGCAAACTATCTTAGAAATTGGTTGTGGTCAATGCCTCTTTACTAAAGAACTATTAAAAGTTTCTCGTGAAGAAAACCCAATCACTGCTGTAACTTTCACTGACATTGCTAGACCAGATAACTTATCTCAATCTGTTGAATTCATCAATGCTTACTCTATTCCAGGCGAATTACAAGGAAAACGCTTCGATTTTATAGTTGCAATGGATATTTTAGATCAGCGTAATTGTCCCTGGCTTCTACAAAACGTTTATGAACTGCTTAAACCCGGCGGTCAGGTAATTTTTTATGAAAGTAATCCCTGGAATGTAGTTCTGAAATTCCGTCGTTTTATTTCCCAATTTTTTGGCAACAATGATCCTAGACGATTATTAAGCCGTCCTGAACTCTACGAATTAATTTCTGAAATTGGTTTTATTAGAGTATTTGCGATTTACAACGATTTTGTCTACGCACCATTGACACGACAACTAATATGGCTACTGCGTAACCTCTCAATTCTCTTAGAAAACCTCTCAGGTATTAAAACTTTAGCTGGAAACATTCTGATTCATGCACAAAAGCCTCCTCGTATAGTTGAGCGCCCTCAAATCTCCTTATGTGAGCATGAGCAGTTAAAAAAAGCTGTCTCTGTGGTTATTCCTTGTCATAATGAGGAAATGAATATTGGGCCGCTCATTACCGGGTTAAAAGTATTATTTGGCGACTATCTTCATGAAATTATTCCGGTTGATGATAACAGTCGGGACAATACCCGTGAAGTAATTAAAAAGCTGGCTAATGAGGATCAAATTATTAAACCCGTATTTCGTACACCACCTAATGGTGTAGGCAGAGCGCTTCAAGATGGCTATAAAGTAGCTACAGGTCGCTATATTTTAACAATGGATTGTGATTTTCAACATGTTTTGCCAGAAATACGTGATTTATTTGATGCAGCAGCTCAGGGATATGATGTTGTAGTAGGTAGCCGTTTTTCTCGTCATAGCGTTCTGCTAAATTACCCATTTCAAAAAATATTTGTTAATCGTGGCTTTCATTTTTTAGTTAGAATTTTGTTTCTTCGCAATATCCGCGATTTAACAAACAACCTTAAAATCATGCGGCGAGAAGCAGTTGAGAAAATGGAATTTACACAACCAGGCTTTGCTATTAATGCTGAAACAGGTTTAATACCCCTATCAATGGGTTATTCAATTAAAGAAGTTCCCATTTCTTGGATTAATCGTACTCCAGACATGGGAGTATCTTCATTCCGTTTAATAAAAGTTGGTGGAGGGTATTGGCAAGTTATACTCAACCTTTGGTTGAAAAACATATTAGGTTTTAAAAAATGA